Proteins encoded together in one Bacteroides ovatus window:
- the surE gene encoding 5'/3'-nucleotidase SurE — MENEKPLILVSNDDGVMAKGINELVKFLRPLGDIVVMAPDAPRSGSGCALTVTQPVHYQLVKKEVGLTVYKCSGTPTDCIKLARNTVLDRTPDLVVGGINHGDNSATNVHYSGTMGVVFEGCLNGIPSIGFSLCNHAPDADFEATGPYIRSIAAMVLEKGLPPLTCLNVNFPDTTDIKGIKICEQAKGRWTNEWAACPRLNDPNYFWLTGEFTDHELENERNDHWALANGYVAITPTTVDVTAYHFMDELNKWFS, encoded by the coding sequence GATGGCTAAAGGGATTAATGAACTGGTGAAGTTTCTTCGCCCTTTGGGAGATATTGTGGTAATGGCACCTGATGCTCCGCGCTCGGGCAGTGGTTGTGCGCTGACGGTGACGCAGCCTGTTCATTACCAGTTAGTAAAGAAAGAAGTAGGTTTAACTGTTTATAAATGTTCGGGAACACCGACCGATTGTATCAAATTGGCACGGAACACAGTGCTCGACCGGACACCGGACTTGGTAGTCGGCGGTATCAATCATGGAGACAACTCTGCCACTAACGTGCATTATTCCGGCACAATGGGAGTGGTATTCGAAGGCTGTTTGAATGGAATCCCTTCTATAGGCTTCTCTTTGTGCAATCATGCACCCGATGCCGATTTTGAAGCTACCGGACCTTATATTCGCAGTATTGCCGCCATGGTACTGGAAAAAGGACTTCCTCCTTTAACCTGTCTGAACGTAAACTTCCCGGATACGACCGATATCAAAGGAATCAAAATCTGTGAACAGGCAAAAGGTCGTTGGACGAACGAATGGGCTGCCTGTCCCCGTCTGAACGATCCGAATTATTTCTGGTTGACCGGTGAATTTACCGATCACGAACTTGAAAATGAGAGGAACGATCATTGGGCTTTGGCAAATGGCTATGTTGCTATCACTCCGACCACGGTTGATGTGACAGCTTATCACTTTATGGATGAACTTAACAAATGGTTTAGTTAA
- the lpxB gene encoding lipid-A-disaccharide synthase — protein sequence MKYYLIVGEASGDLHASHLMAALKAEDPQADFRFFGGDLMAAVGGTMVKHYKELAYMGFIPVLLHLRTIFANMKRCKGDIVSWQPDVVILVDYPGFNLDIAKFVHAKTQIPVYYYISPKIWAWKEYRIKNIKRDVDELFSILPFEVEFFEGKHQYPIHYVGNPTVDEVVAYQKAHPKNKDQFIAENQLEEKPVIALLAGSRKQEIKDNLPDMLKAASAFPDYQLVLAGAPAIAPEYYKKYVGESKVKIIFDQTYRLLQHADVALVTSGTATLETALFRVPQVVCYYTPIGKVVSFLRRHILTVKFISLVNLIADREVVKELVADTMTVKNMQNELKNIIENEAYRNEMLLGYEYVAERLGPAGAPCHAAREMLRLLKK from the coding sequence ATGAAGTATTATCTGATTGTCGGCGAAGCTTCCGGCGACTTGCACGCTTCTCATCTGATGGCTGCCTTAAAGGCAGAAGATCCGCAGGCTGATTTCCGGTTTTTCGGAGGTGATTTGATGGCTGCCGTCGGAGGAACGATGGTGAAGCATTATAAAGAACTGGCATACATGGGTTTTATTCCCGTGTTGCTCCATCTGCGCACTATCTTTGCAAATATGAAGCGTTGTAAAGGAGATATTGTTTCCTGGCAACCGGATGTTGTTATTCTGGTGGACTATCCGGGATTCAATCTGGATATAGCCAAGTTTGTCCATGCAAAGACACAGATCCCGGTTTATTATTATATTTCTCCGAAGATATGGGCCTGGAAAGAGTATCGCATCAAGAATATAAAACGAGATGTAGACGAACTTTTCTCCATTCTTCCTTTTGAAGTAGAGTTCTTCGAAGGAAAGCATCAATACCCCATCCACTATGTTGGAAATCCTACCGTGGATGAGGTGGTGGCTTATCAGAAAGCTCATCCGAAAAATAAGGATCAGTTTATTGCGGAGAATCAACTGGAAGAAAAACCGGTAATAGCTCTTCTTGCAGGTAGCCGGAAACAGGAAATCAAAGATAATCTACCAGATATGTTGAAGGCTGCTTCTGCTTTTCCCGATTATCAGCTTGTTCTGGCGGGTGCTCCTGCCATTGCTCCTGAATATTATAAAAAATATGTAGGAGAGTCGAAAGTGAAAATCATTTTCGATCAAACCTATCGTTTGTTGCAACACGCAGATGTGGCGTTGGTCACTTCAGGCACGGCTACTCTTGAGACGGCATTGTTCCGTGTTCCCCAAGTCGTTTGTTATTACACTCCGATAGGGAAAGTGGTTTCCTTCTTGCGGCGTCATATCTTGACCGTGAAATTTATTTCGTTGGTTAATCTGATTGCCGACCGTGAAGTGGTAAAAGAGTTGGTGGCGGATACGATGACCGTGAAGAATATGCAAAATGAATTGAAAAATATCATTGAAAATGAAGCATATAGAAATGAAATGCTTTTGGGATATGAATATGTGGCGGAACGGTTGGGACCTGCCGGTGCTCCCTGTCATGCAGCTCGTGAAATGCTGCGCTTGTTGAAAAAATAA
- a CDS encoding NigD-like protein, producing the protein MKKFKWLLGMLLLALVPMLQSCDDDGYSIGDFSWDWATVRATGGGGYYLEGDRWGLIDPVATSIPWFKPVDGERVVAFFNPLYDMEGGKGVQVKMEGVQELLTKEVEDMTTEEEAVEFGNDPILIYQGDMWLGGKFLNVIFRQELPRSEKHRISLVQNKIETGEPSEPGTLNVAEDGYVHLELRYNTYEDVTDYWGWGRVSYNLEKFFPTEKDAESTMKGFKVTINSREHGEGRVIVLDLEHPVGVPEAAKDVHSTSSIR; encoded by the coding sequence ATGAAAAAATTTAAGTGGCTTTTAGGAATGTTGTTATTGGCATTAGTGCCAATGTTGCAATCATGTGATGATGATGGTTATTCTATCGGAGATTTCAGTTGGGATTGGGCGACCGTTCGGGCAACCGGTGGAGGAGGTTATTATTTGGAAGGTGATCGTTGGGGATTGATTGATCCGGTTGCTACTTCCATACCTTGGTTTAAACCGGTAGACGGTGAACGTGTAGTGGCCTTTTTCAATCCTTTGTATGACATGGAAGGAGGAAAAGGAGTTCAGGTGAAAATGGAAGGTGTACAGGAATTGTTGACAAAGGAAGTGGAAGATATGACCACAGAGGAAGAAGCGGTGGAATTCGGCAATGATCCTATCCTGATTTATCAGGGTGACATGTGGTTGGGAGGAAAATTCCTGAATGTTATTTTCCGTCAGGAGCTGCCTCGCTCGGAGAAACATCGTATCAGCCTTGTGCAAAATAAGATAGAAACGGGAGAACCATCAGAACCGGGAACATTGAATGTAGCTGAAGATGGTTACGTACATTTGGAACTGCGTTATAATACGTATGAGGATGTGACTGACTATTGGGGATGGGGACGAGTTTCTTATAATTTGGAAAAGTTCTTCCCAACGGAAAAAGATGCCGAATCAACAATGAAAGGTTTTAAAGTGACTATAAATTCAAGAGAACATGGAGAAGGAAGAGTGATCGTTCTTGATCTGGAACATCCGGTAGGTGTGCCGGAAGCTGCGAAGGATGTACACTCCACTTCTTCGATCCGATAA
- a CDS encoding phosphatidate cytidylyltransferase yields MINNFIKRAITGVLFVAILVGCILYDAFSFGILFTVISALTIYEFAQLVNMRAEGVKINKTINMLGGAYLFLAIMGFCIDAADSKIFIPYVLLLLYMMISELYLKKENPVLNWAYSMLSQLYIGLPFALLNVLAFHNDPASEFSSISYNPILPLSIFIFLWLNDTGAYCIGSLIGKHRLFERISPKKSWEGSIGGGVVAIGVSFILAHYFPFMSMMEWAGLALVVVIFGTWGDLTESLLKRQLHVKDSGNILPGHGGMLDRFDSSLMAIPAAVVYLYALTWF; encoded by the coding sequence TTGATTAACAATTTCATAAAACGAGCTATTACGGGTGTACTCTTCGTTGCCATCTTGGTAGGGTGCATCCTTTATGACGCATTCAGTTTTGGCATTCTGTTTACCGTTATCAGTGCACTGACTATTTATGAGTTTGCACAGTTGGTAAATATGCGCGCAGAAGGAGTCAAGATAAACAAGACCATTAATATGCTCGGCGGGGCTTATTTATTCCTCGCAATCATGGGATTCTGCATTGATGCAGCCGATTCGAAAATATTCATCCCGTATGTGCTTTTATTGCTTTACATGATGATTAGCGAGTTGTATCTGAAAAAGGAGAACCCGGTACTTAACTGGGCTTATTCGATGCTTAGCCAACTTTATATCGGTCTGCCTTTTGCTTTGCTGAATGTATTGGCTTTCCATAATGATCCGGCATCGGAATTCAGTAGCATAAGCTATAATCCGATTCTACCGTTATCCATCTTTATTTTCCTTTGGCTGAATGATACGGGTGCTTATTGCATCGGGTCACTGATAGGCAAACACCGACTCTTTGAACGCATCTCTCCCAAGAAATCATGGGAAGGTTCTATCGGCGGCGGAGTTGTAGCAATCGGAGTGTCTTTTATACTTGCTCACTACTTCCCATTTATGTCAATGATGGAATGGGCAGGACTGGCATTGGTAGTGGTTATATTCGGTACATGGGGCGACCTGACGGAGTCATTGCTAAAACGCCAATTGCACGTAAAGGATTCGGGAAATATTCTTCCGGGACATGGAGGGATGCTCGATCGGTTTGACAGTTCTTTGATGGCCATACCGGCAGCAGTCGTTTACTTATATGCATTAACATGGTTCTAA
- the ftsH gene encoding ATP-dependent zinc metalloprotease FtsH encodes MDNNNSNNNNSNKPNNKVNMPKFNLNWMYMIIALMLLGLWWGSDSKGAGSKAVTYSEFQDYVKKGYVNKVLGYEDKSIEAFLKPTAVGAVFGADSTKVGRNPIITSRTPSTDKLEEFLQAEKEAGHFDGSSDYPPKSDIFPAILIQILPLVLLVALWIFFMRRMSGGGSGGPGGVFNVGKSKAQLFEKGGAIKITFKDVAGLAEAKQEVEEIVEFLKEPQKYTDLGGKIPKGALLVGPPGTGKTLLAKAVAGEANVPFFSLAGSDFVEMFVGVGASRVRDLFKQAKEKAPCIVFIDEIDAVGRARGKNPAMGGNDERENTLNQLLTEMDGFGSNSGVIILAATNRVDVLDKALLRAGRFDRQIHVDLPDLNERKEVFGVHLRPIKIDDSVDVDLLARQTPGFSGADIANVCNEAALIAARHGKKFVGKQDFLDAVDRIIGGLEKKTKITTEAERRSIALHEAGHASISWLLEYANPLIKVTIVPRGRALGAAWYLPEERQITTKEQMLDEMCATLGGRAAEDLFLGRISTGAMNDLERVTKQAYGMIAYLGMSDKLPNLCYYNNDEYSFNRPYSEKTAELIDEEVKRMVNEQYDRAKRILSEHKEGHNELTQLLIDKEVIFAEDVERIFGKRPWASRSEEIMAAKESQDAARAERELAQKLKEEEKEIKEEEAENTAEEQAPIDTKVAAAGNKVTVEGKVTVEGKSNGEEQANGSK; translated from the coding sequence ATGGACAATAATAATAGCAATAATAACAATAGCAATAAACCTAACAATAAGGTTAATATGCCGAAGTTCAACCTGAACTGGATGTATATGATTATTGCCCTTATGCTTCTCGGCCTCTGGTGGGGCAGTGATTCAAAGGGAGCTGGAAGTAAAGCTGTAACTTACAGTGAATTTCAGGACTACGTAAAAAAGGGCTATGTAAACAAAGTATTGGGTTATGAAGATAAGTCAATCGAAGCTTTTCTTAAACCGACTGCTGTAGGGGCTGTTTTTGGAGCGGACTCTACCAAAGTGGGACGTAACCCTATCATTACAAGTAGAACGCCATCTACCGATAAACTGGAAGAGTTTTTGCAGGCAGAAAAGGAAGCCGGTCATTTTGACGGTTCTTCCGACTATCCGCCCAAATCGGATATTTTTCCCGCAATCCTGATCCAGATACTCCCGCTTGTCTTGCTTGTAGCGTTATGGATCTTCTTCATGCGCCGTATGAGCGGAGGTGGCAGTGGTGGCCCTGGCGGTGTATTTAACGTAGGAAAATCAAAAGCCCAGCTTTTTGAAAAAGGTGGAGCCATCAAGATTACATTTAAGGATGTAGCGGGTTTGGCAGAAGCGAAACAAGAGGTAGAGGAAATTGTAGAGTTCTTGAAGGAACCGCAGAAATATACGGATTTGGGAGGTAAGATACCCAAAGGAGCATTGCTGGTAGGCCCTCCGGGAACCGGTAAAACTTTGCTTGCCAAAGCTGTGGCGGGTGAAGCTAATGTTCCTTTCTTCTCACTGGCAGGTTCTGACTTCGTGGAAATGTTTGTGGGTGTAGGTGCATCCCGTGTTCGCGACTTGTTTAAACAGGCCAAAGAGAAAGCTCCTTGTATCGTCTTTATTGATGAGATTGATGCCGTAGGACGTGCTCGTGGCAAAAATCCTGCAATGGGAGGAAATGACGAACGCGAAAACACATTGAACCAGTTATTGACAGAGATGGACGGTTTCGGTTCCAACAGCGGTGTAATTATCCTTGCTGCTACTAACCGTGTAGACGTACTTGATAAAGCATTGCTCCGTGCAGGACGTTTTGACCGTCAGATACATGTGGATCTGCCCGACTTGAATGAACGTAAAGAAGTATTTGGTGTGCATTTGCGCCCGATCAAAATAGACGATAGTGTTGATGTAGACTTGCTGGCTCGCCAAACTCCGGGATTCTCGGGTGCGGATATCGCCAATGTCTGCAATGAAGCTGCATTGATCGCTGCCCGCCACGGAAAGAAATTTGTAGGCAAGCAAGACTTTCTGGATGCGGTAGACCGCATCATCGGTGGTCTGGAAAAGAAAACCAAGATTACTACGGAAGCTGAAAGACGTTCCATCGCTTTGCATGAAGCAGGACACGCCTCTATCTCCTGGTTATTGGAATATGCCAATCCGTTGATTAAGGTAACTATCGTTCCCCGCGGACGTGCATTAGGAGCTGCCTGGTATCTGCCGGAAGAACGTCAGATTACTACTAAGGAGCAAATGTTGGATGAAATGTGTGCTACTTTAGGAGGACGCGCCGCTGAAGATTTATTCCTCGGCCGCATTTCAACTGGTGCCATGAACGACTTGGAAAGAGTGACTAAACAGGCATACGGTATGATTGCTTATTTAGGTATGAGCGACAAGCTGCCGAATTTATGTTATTACAACAACGATGAATATTCTTTCAACCGTCCATACAGCGAAAAGACAGCCGAACTAATTGACGAAGAAGTCAAGAGAATGGTGAACGAGCAGTATGACCGCGCCAAGAGAATTCTGTCAGAGCACAAAGAAGGTCACAACGAACTGACGCAATTACTGATTGACAAAGAGGTAATCTTTGCGGAAGACGTTGAACGTATCTTCGGCAAACGCCCCTGGGCTTCGCGTTCGGAAGAAATCATGGCTGCTAAAGAAAGCCAGGATGCCGCAAGAGCTGAAAGGGAACTTGCCCAAAAGTTAAAAGAAGAAGAAAAAGAAATCAAAGAAGAAGAAGCTGAAAATACTGCAGAGGAGCAAGCTCCCATTGACACCAAAGTTGCCGCAGCAGGTAACAAGGTTACAGTGGAAGGCAAAGTTACCGTAGAGGGTAAGTCCAATGGAGAAGAACAAGCTAACGGGTCCAAATAA
- the rsfS gene encoding ribosome silencing factor, with protein sequence MNDTKVLIEKIKEGIQEKKGKKIIVADLTSIEDTICKYFVICQGNSPSQVSAIVDSIKEFTRKGADSKPYAIDGLRNAEWVAMDYADVLVHVFLPETRDFYNLEHLWADAKLTQIPDLD encoded by the coding sequence ATGAACGATACTAAAGTATTAATTGAAAAAATAAAAGAAGGAATTCAAGAGAAAAAAGGTAAAAAGATAATCGTTGCCGATTTAACCAGCATAGAAGATACCATCTGTAAATATTTCGTTATCTGTCAGGGAAATTCTCCCAGTCAAGTGAGTGCTATTGTAGATTCAATCAAGGAATTTACACGCAAAGGTGCGGATAGCAAACCTTATGCAATCGATGGACTCCGGAATGCTGAATGGGTGGCAATGGACTATGCCGATGTACTGGTACACGTCTTTTTACCGGAGACAAGAGATTTTTATAATCTTGAACACCTTTGGGCAGATGCCAAACTTACTCAAATCCCCGATCTAGACTAA